A window of the Motilibacter rhizosphaerae genome harbors these coding sequences:
- a CDS encoding alanine racemase gives MPLTLHVDAAAWRAHLAEVLDANPGLVPVIKGNGYGFGVARLAAEARRLRVPTVAVGVPAEVSLVRQNFDGDIVVLEPWHPALSAPRFDDPRVIRTLAHPEAVAALAGTNHRVLVELRTAMQRHGFLPPLPTGRVRSEGYALHLPLEGDGVAEAERTLRAAGVSEGPVWVSHLLGKRLAELRRRVPGVELRPRVGTALWLGDRSSFRARSTVIDVHELPRGTKVGYRQHRMIKPGYLLVLAGGTAHGIALEAPKPVPSLEARAKVLATGTLGAAGLTLSPFTIDGRQRWFAEPPHMQVSLVLLAQDATPPAIGDEVPVEVRMTTATFDRVELV, from the coding sequence GTGCCGCTCACCCTGCACGTCGACGCGGCGGCGTGGCGCGCCCACCTCGCCGAGGTCCTCGACGCCAACCCCGGCCTCGTCCCCGTCATCAAGGGCAACGGCTACGGCTTCGGGGTCGCGCGCCTCGCCGCCGAGGCCCGGCGGCTGCGCGTCCCGACCGTGGCCGTCGGCGTACCGGCCGAGGTGTCTCTAGTGCGCCAGAACTTCGACGGCGACATCGTCGTGCTCGAGCCGTGGCACCCGGCGCTGTCGGCGCCGAGGTTCGACGACCCGCGGGTGATCCGTACGCTCGCGCACCCCGAGGCCGTCGCCGCCCTGGCCGGCACCAACCACCGGGTGCTCGTCGAGCTGCGCACGGCCATGCAGCGCCACGGCTTCCTGCCGCCGCTGCCGACCGGCCGCGTCCGCTCCGAGGGGTACGCCCTCCACCTCCCGCTCGAGGGCGACGGCGTCGCCGAGGCCGAGCGGACCCTGCGCGCCGCGGGGGTCAGCGAGGGGCCGGTGTGGGTGAGCCACCTGCTCGGGAAGCGGCTGGCGGAGCTGCGCCGCCGCGTACCCGGGGTCGAGCTGCGGCCCCGCGTCGGCACCGCGCTCTGGCTCGGCGACCGGTCGTCCTTCCGGGCGAGGTCGACCGTCATCGACGTCCACGAGCTGCCGCGTGGCACCAAGGTCGGCTACCGACAGCACCGGATGATCAAGCCCGGATACCTGCTCGTCCTCGCCGGTGGCACCGCCCACGGCATCGCGCTCGAGGCGCCGAAGCCCGTGCCCTCGCTGGAGGCGCGGGCGAAGGTGCTCGCCACCGGCACGCTGGGCGCTGCGGGCCTGACCCTGTCACCGTTCACGATCGACGGGCGGCAGCGGTGGTTCGCCGAGCCGCCGCACATGCAGGTCTCGCTCGTCCTGCTCGCCCAGGACGCCACGCCGCCGGCGATCGGCGACGAGGTGCCGGTCGAGGTGCGGATGACGACGGCGACGTTCGACCGGGTGGAGCTGGTCTAG
- a CDS encoding putative bifunctional diguanylate cyclase/phosphodiesterase codes for MDESLGPVGDVARAVALDRVGERLAELWRGEPTLQDAARVVVDTVAGATGDSCSVLLLNEERPELEAVADAGPGDPLAAPVPGGRSGDGGTASAPVLLSGLCRGTVTLRPSSRLPDEGDRRFARALADRTALFLANASLHERRRRGIEVERDAAVGNLESARRVAEVLDAMPILLMTLDADGRIELVNSALMASPATSRRQLELLERFDQHYADALRALAQMTSNSTIASFADGLDDVRLGRIPRYEADLHAAPDGVEHWWHAIVVPHRTGGGVIITHDEITERRQAELAAAHRATHDALTGLPNRALLTDRLDHALARLERYRSTLAVIFIDLDHFKLANDTHGHGFGDELLVQVVTRLSAVVRPEDTLARFGGDEFVLLCDGLDSREQAEQVADRLLHALDEPVRVGGRTLRQSASLGVAIAAAGADASTLLAEADAALFLAKERGRARVAMFDEGSRRESVRRLDLMQALHRAIEEEELELHFQPIVSLPDGEVAGVESLLRWRRGNLVLGPHEFLDVADSLGLTLPLGRWVLGAACRQAAAWRAEGLRRRVYVNVSADHLGAGLERDLGLVLDRYALDGSAIGVEITETTLMHDPVASIRCLHLLRDMGVSTEVDDFGTGYSSLAYLKDLAPYGLKIDRTFVAGVHRDDRDRQIVGAVISLARGLGIRSTAEGIELPEQLATLIELGCDAAQGFLLRRPAPAHDPCPRTIDLRALAGQRG; via the coding sequence GTGGACGAGTCGCTGGGACCGGTCGGGGACGTCGCCCGTGCGGTCGCGCTCGACCGGGTGGGCGAGCGGCTCGCCGAGCTGTGGCGGGGTGAGCCGACGCTGCAGGACGCCGCTCGCGTCGTGGTCGACACCGTCGCCGGGGCGACCGGGGACAGCTGCTCGGTGCTCCTCCTCAACGAGGAGCGGCCGGAGCTGGAGGCCGTCGCCGACGCCGGGCCGGGCGACCCGCTCGCTGCGCCGGTCCCCGGCGGACGCTCAGGCGACGGCGGGACCGCGTCGGCCCCGGTCCTCCTCAGCGGGCTCTGCCGCGGCACCGTCACCCTGCGCCCGAGCTCCCGGCTCCCCGACGAGGGCGACCGGCGCTTCGCCCGGGCGCTGGCCGACCGCACCGCGCTGTTCCTCGCCAACGCCTCGCTCCACGAGCGTCGCCGGCGCGGGATCGAAGTGGAGCGTGACGCTGCGGTCGGGAACCTCGAGTCCGCGCGCCGCGTGGCCGAGGTCCTCGACGCGATGCCGATCCTGCTCATGACCCTCGACGCCGACGGGCGCATCGAGCTGGTCAACTCCGCGCTCATGGCCTCACCCGCGACCAGCCGGCGCCAGCTCGAGCTGCTCGAGCGCTTCGACCAGCACTACGCCGACGCGCTGCGCGCGCTCGCGCAGATGACGTCCAACTCCACCATCGCCAGCTTCGCCGACGGGCTCGACGACGTACGGCTCGGCCGCATCCCGCGCTACGAGGCGGACCTCCATGCCGCACCCGACGGCGTCGAGCACTGGTGGCACGCGATCGTGGTGCCGCACCGTACGGGCGGCGGCGTCATCATCACGCACGACGAGATCACCGAGCGCCGCCAGGCGGAGCTGGCGGCGGCGCACCGGGCGACGCACGACGCGCTGACCGGTCTGCCCAACCGCGCGCTGCTCACGGACCGGCTCGACCACGCGCTGGCCCGCCTCGAGCGGTACCGCAGCACGCTCGCGGTGATCTTCATCGACCTCGACCACTTCAAGCTCGCCAACGACACGCACGGGCACGGCTTCGGCGACGAGCTCCTCGTGCAGGTGGTGACCCGGCTCTCCGCCGTCGTCCGCCCCGAGGACACCCTCGCCCGCTTCGGCGGCGACGAGTTCGTGCTGCTCTGCGACGGCCTGGACTCCCGGGAGCAGGCCGAGCAGGTCGCCGACCGGCTCCTCCACGCGCTCGACGAGCCGGTGCGCGTGGGGGGCCGCACGCTCCGGCAGAGCGCGAGCCTCGGCGTCGCCATCGCCGCGGCCGGTGCCGACGCGTCGACCCTGCTCGCCGAGGCCGACGCCGCGCTCTTCCTGGCGAAGGAGCGCGGACGGGCCCGGGTCGCGATGTTCGACGAGGGGAGCCGCCGGGAGTCCGTCCGCCGGCTCGATCTCATGCAGGCCCTGCACCGCGCCATCGAGGAGGAGGAGCTCGAGCTCCACTTCCAGCCCATCGTCTCCCTGCCGGACGGCGAGGTGGCCGGGGTCGAGTCGCTGCTCCGCTGGCGCCGGGGGAACCTCGTCCTCGGTCCCCACGAGTTCCTCGACGTCGCGGACTCGCTCGGCCTGACGCTGCCGCTCGGGCGGTGGGTCCTCGGAGCAGCGTGCCGCCAGGCCGCCGCCTGGCGGGCCGAGGGTCTGCGGCGCCGGGTCTACGTCAACGTGTCGGCCGACCACCTCGGCGCCGGCCTCGAGCGCGACCTCGGCCTCGTGCTCGACCGGTACGCCCTGGACGGCAGCGCCATCGGCGTCGAGATCACCGAGACGACGCTGATGCACGATCCCGTCGCCTCGATCCGCTGCCTGCACCTGCTGCGCGACATGGGCGTGAGCACGGAGGTCGACGACTTCGGGACCGGCTACTCCTCGCTCGCGTACCTCAAGGACCTCGCGCCCTACGGCCTGAAGATCGACCGGACCTTCGTCGCCGGCGTGCACCGTGACGACCGTGACCGGCAGATCGTGGGGGCGGTCATCTCGCTGGCGCGCGGGCTCGGCATCCGGTCCACGGCCGAGGGCATCGAGCTGCCCGAGCAGCTGGCGACGCTGATCGAGCTGGGCTGCGACGCGGCCCAGGGGTTCCTGCTCCGGCGCCCGGCCCCCGCCCACGACCCCTGCCCGAGGACCATCGACCTCCGCGCCCTCGCCGGCCAGCGGGGCTGA
- a CDS encoding sensor domain-containing diguanylate cyclase, whose protein sequence is MDDEREQQQSALRELGLPGLVPGADLLAVVRLVAAALGVGKAVINIIDGDQQCQLAPVGFAGAVSSRSDSMCAVHLAERRVVWTADARTDPSFRTNPWVTGELGAVRFYASAPLVTGDGAVLGTLCVFDDGILQPTPQQLAVLEDAATVVVALFERARDARILHAARAQLEQRNEELARRADYDVLTDLPNRALLQVHLAEVLARAQRDGGVVGLLFIDLDAFKALNDTHGHAAGDLALKEVARRLRACLRAGDLVGRLGGDEFVMVCATRGRKALASIAARVDRVLSEPFHLDTRPLPLTATVGVAACEAGTLGADQLLAAADAAMYEAKRARPQAR, encoded by the coding sequence ATGGACGACGAGCGGGAGCAGCAGCAGTCGGCGCTCCGCGAGCTCGGCCTGCCCGGGCTGGTCCCCGGCGCCGACCTGCTCGCGGTCGTCCGGCTCGTCGCGGCCGCGCTCGGGGTGGGCAAGGCCGTGATCAACATCATCGACGGCGACCAGCAGTGCCAGCTGGCCCCGGTCGGGTTCGCCGGCGCGGTCAGCAGCCGGAGCGACTCCATGTGCGCCGTGCACCTCGCCGAGCGCCGCGTCGTGTGGACGGCGGACGCGCGCACAGACCCGTCCTTCCGGACGAACCCGTGGGTGACCGGGGAGCTGGGAGCGGTCCGCTTCTACGCCTCCGCCCCTCTCGTCACCGGCGACGGGGCGGTCCTCGGCACCCTGTGCGTGTTCGACGACGGCATCCTCCAGCCGACCCCGCAGCAGCTCGCGGTGCTGGAGGACGCGGCGACCGTGGTGGTCGCGCTGTTCGAGCGCGCCCGGGACGCGCGGATCCTCCATGCCGCGCGGGCCCAGCTCGAGCAGCGCAACGAGGAGCTCGCCAGGCGCGCGGACTACGACGTGCTCACGGACCTGCCCAACAGGGCGCTGCTCCAGGTGCACCTCGCCGAGGTGCTCGCCCGCGCGCAGCGGGACGGAGGCGTCGTGGGCCTGCTGTTCATCGACCTCGACGCCTTCAAGGCGCTCAACGACACCCACGGGCACGCGGCGGGGGACCTCGCCCTCAAGGAGGTCGCCCGCCGGCTGCGGGCCTGCCTCCGTGCAGGTGACCTCGTGGGCCGGCTCGGCGGGGACGAGTTCGTCATGGTCTGCGCCACTCGCGGGCGCAAGGCCCTCGCGAGCATCGCCGCGCGGGTGGACCGCGTCCTGTCCGAGCCGTTCCACCTCGACACCCGGCCGCTGCCGCTCACGGCGACCGTGGGTGTCGCTGCGTGCGAGGCCGGGACGCTGGGTGCCGACCAGCTGCTCGCCGCGGCGGACGCAGCGATGTACGAGGCGAAGCGCGCCCGCCCGCAGGCCAGGTGA
- a CDS encoding mannosyltransferase family protein, with amino-acid sequence MSSAAALGARDRLEVETDPGAPPARTVVGRALLAWLGTRLGVLIVSTVAVYGTATGGLATFSRRWSQWDWLHFQDIAEHGYVKPNDEAFFPGFPLVLKAVHAVGVPWVEAGLLVSFVAGGVAAVFLARLAELDGPRGVGERAVLVLALSPAAVFLFAGYAEALFLGLALPAWWFARRGDWWAASALAAATTGIRISGAFLAAALVVEFLTSPVGRKWRQAPFLLLPVVPLLSYAWYLDRTKGDWLAWEHAQEKGWDRHLSDPVSCFMTTWDAAFGRGQVPEFRINFRLEILMMAVGVVVTLWLLWRARWGEATFVGLSVLALGTSTWYLSVPRASLLWWPLWIGVARQTVRSTTWLLAWVVLVVPVSVVWVYLFVTGKWAG; translated from the coding sequence GTGAGCTCGGCCGCCGCGCTCGGCGCCCGGGACCGCCTCGAGGTGGAGACCGACCCCGGGGCCCCGCCGGCCCGTACGGTCGTGGGGCGGGCGCTGCTCGCCTGGCTCGGCACCCGCCTCGGCGTGCTCATCGTCTCCACGGTCGCGGTCTACGGGACGGCCACGGGCGGTCTCGCGACGTTCTCCCGCCGCTGGTCGCAGTGGGACTGGCTGCACTTCCAGGACATCGCCGAGCACGGCTACGTCAAGCCGAACGACGAGGCGTTCTTCCCCGGCTTCCCCCTCGTGCTCAAGGCCGTCCACGCGGTCGGCGTGCCGTGGGTGGAGGCGGGGCTGCTGGTCTCGTTCGTCGCGGGCGGGGTCGCGGCGGTCTTCCTCGCCCGGCTCGCCGAGCTCGACGGCCCGCGAGGGGTGGGGGAGCGGGCGGTCCTCGTGCTCGCGCTCTCGCCGGCCGCGGTCTTCCTCTTCGCGGGGTACGCCGAGGCGCTGTTCCTCGGGCTCGCCCTGCCTGCCTGGTGGTTCGCCCGGCGCGGCGACTGGTGGGCGGCCTCGGCGCTCGCCGCGGCGACGACCGGCATCCGCATCTCCGGGGCGTTCCTCGCGGCGGCCCTCGTCGTCGAGTTCCTCACCTCGCCGGTCGGGCGCAAGTGGCGCCAGGCGCCGTTCCTGCTGCTGCCGGTCGTCCCGCTGCTGTCCTACGCCTGGTACCTCGACCGGACGAAGGGCGACTGGCTCGCCTGGGAGCACGCCCAGGAGAAGGGCTGGGACCGCCACCTCAGCGACCCGGTCAGCTGCTTCATGACGACGTGGGACGCGGCGTTCGGGCGCGGCCAGGTGCCGGAGTTCCGGATCAACTTCCGGCTCGAGATCCTCATGATGGCGGTCGGCGTCGTCGTGACGCTCTGGCTGCTGTGGCGGGCGCGCTGGGGGGAGGCGACGTTCGTCGGGCTCAGCGTCCTGGCACTCGGCACCTCGACGTGGTACCTCTCGGTGCCCCGCGCGAGCCTGCTGTGGTGGCCGCTCTGGATCGGCGTCGCGCGGCAGACGGTGCGCTCCACCACGTGGCTTCTGGCGTGGGTCGTGCTCGTCGTGCCGGTGAGCGTCGTCTGGGTCTACCTGTTCGTCACGGGGAAATGGGCGGGGTAG
- a CDS encoding glycosyltransferase family 87 protein, with the protein MTTQTTRPATDAASPRTSEGWVLPSLDDPVVRTASTALGGPAGRRLRPVRRWWTPVRVCLLVAALVVVVFSVGAKHSCPAGGWSQNVNYFHLCYSDAPALYSARGLDRGVVPYLTSAATLAQKGVESPVEYPVLTGLLMWVEAHLFPKGGKDPATTFYDVNVIVEAAFLLGTVVLTALTARRRPWDAMLVALCPAAALTLTINWDMLAVVLLAGAMYAWARERPALAGVLLGLGTAAKLYPVLLLLPLLCLGWRTGKLRPVAEAAGWAALAWVNVNIIFIVANFDGWFEFYRLSQQRPAGFSSIWYLLQLHGNGLTPLNPWASGLTLVLLGAVAGLALLAPRRPRFAQLAFLVVAAFLLANKVYSPQYLLWLVPLAALARPRWRDFWIWQAGELLHFAGIWLYLGQYANANRALGDTAYTWTVLAHIAGTLWLAGVIVRDVLDPALDPVRADGIDDDPTGGVFDGAPDVRRLAGAPA; encoded by the coding sequence GTGACGACGCAGACGACCCGACCGGCGACCGACGCGGCGAGCCCCCGGACGTCCGAGGGCTGGGTGCTGCCCTCCCTCGACGACCCGGTCGTGCGGACCGCGAGCACCGCGCTCGGTGGGCCGGCGGGGCGGCGGCTCCGGCCCGTACGCCGCTGGTGGACCCCGGTGCGCGTCTGCCTGCTCGTCGCTGCGCTCGTCGTCGTCGTCTTCAGCGTCGGGGCCAAGCACTCGTGCCCTGCGGGCGGCTGGTCGCAGAACGTCAACTACTTCCACCTCTGCTACAGCGACGCGCCCGCGCTCTACTCCGCGCGTGGGCTCGACCGGGGGGTGGTGCCGTACCTCACGAGCGCGGCGACGCTCGCGCAGAAGGGCGTCGAGTCGCCGGTCGAGTACCCCGTGCTCACCGGCCTGCTCATGTGGGTCGAGGCGCACCTGTTCCCCAAGGGCGGGAAGGACCCGGCGACGACGTTCTACGACGTCAACGTCATCGTCGAGGCGGCCTTCCTGCTCGGCACCGTCGTCCTCACCGCGCTGACCGCGCGGCGCCGCCCGTGGGACGCGATGCTCGTCGCGCTCTGCCCCGCGGCCGCGCTCACGCTGACGATCAACTGGGACATGCTCGCGGTGGTGCTGCTCGCCGGCGCGATGTACGCGTGGGCGCGCGAACGACCAGCCCTGGCCGGCGTGCTGCTCGGACTCGGCACGGCGGCGAAGCTCTACCCCGTGCTCCTGCTGCTGCCGCTGCTCTGCCTGGGCTGGCGCACCGGCAAGCTGCGCCCGGTCGCCGAGGCTGCCGGGTGGGCCGCGCTGGCCTGGGTCAACGTCAACATCATCTTCATCGTCGCGAACTTCGACGGCTGGTTCGAGTTCTACCGGCTGAGCCAGCAGCGCCCCGCCGGCTTCTCCTCGATCTGGTACCTCCTGCAGCTGCACGGCAACGGCCTCACCCCGCTCAACCCCTGGGCCTCCGGACTGACGCTCGTGCTGCTCGGGGCGGTCGCCGGGCTCGCGCTGCTCGCGCCCCGCCGCCCGCGCTTCGCCCAGCTCGCCTTCCTCGTGGTGGCGGCGTTCCTGCTCGCCAACAAGGTCTACTCGCCGCAGTACCTCCTCTGGCTCGTGCCCCTCGCCGCCCTTGCCCGGCCGCGCTGGCGCGACTTCTGGATCTGGCAGGCGGGGGAGCTGCTGCACTTCGCGGGGATCTGGCTCTACCTCGGGCAGTACGCCAACGCCAACCGCGCGCTGGGGGACACGGCGTACACCTGGACGGTGCTGGCCCACATCGCCGGCACGCTGTGGCTCGCCGGCGTCATCGTGCGCGACGTGCTCGACCCGGCGCTCGACCCGGTCCGCGCCGACGGCATCGACGACGACCCCACCGGCGGCGTCTTCGACGGCGCGCCCGACGTGCGCCGCCTGGCCGGGGCGCCTGCGTGA
- a CDS encoding transglycosylase domain-containing protein encodes MSSSAKPPSARATRPKVDTRIIDYPRAGRRWPWKLIPSWRQVLLLGLVGVAVVLGAFAYAYQAIAIPEADKAAVAQSTQVFWSNGDFLGQFSGGSNRTNVAIKNVPPVLEHAVISAEDRDFYQNRGISPRGIARALVSNLTSDSKGQGGSTITQQFVRNYYQDVGSQKTYQRKVREAILAIKINQEKSKDQILQDYLNTIWWGRRSYGLQAAAKAWFPRGANDYKSLTLDQSAFLAAVIQAPDTFDYQRADGTIDATRQARAKARFDYVIAGMLKKGWITQQQAQEAKLPQLARPSRTNYYKGTNGYLLDYVHAQLQAETGWSDEQIEGGGYRIITTLDKDAQAAAVQAMKPKKDGGQFPDDASDVHAGLASIDVKTGRLIAMYGGPDYLKRQINDAVHGRAPGSSFKPFALAAGLKDGLSLYSTFWGNSPLPSTKTRNEFGQSYGSHVSLLYGLQESINTVYVDEAQQIGPKKVKAAIEAAGIPADTPGLQAVPSIPLGTADVSPLQMALGYSAFANHGVRAEAPQVIDHVFQATHPKRVTKPDATKTVKAFDGDVAADVTFALHKVVTSGTGTAALGVGAPVAAKTGTNGVQDNTLSAWFVGFTPTVATAVDFYRGDGLQDLDGVGGDTHRAFFGGGFPASVWTAYMKAVSAMPAYAPKGDFPPLACVNCNGRGGGAVTSEPSAGTSSGPQPSSSPTASAPAPSPSASPTPSAPVQPSPSPSPSRSTPAEPPVEAPGGGATPGAAAPQAQKR; translated from the coding sequence TTGAGCAGCAGTGCCAAGCCGCCGAGTGCGCGCGCGACGCGCCCGAAGGTGGACACCCGGATCATCGACTACCCGCGCGCCGGGCGCCGCTGGCCCTGGAAGCTCATCCCCTCGTGGCGCCAGGTGCTGCTCCTCGGGCTGGTGGGTGTCGCCGTGGTGCTCGGGGCGTTCGCCTACGCGTACCAGGCGATCGCGATCCCCGAGGCCGACAAGGCCGCGGTCGCGCAGAGCACGCAGGTGTTCTGGTCCAACGGCGACTTCCTCGGCCAGTTCTCCGGCGGCAGCAACCGCACCAACGTCGCGATCAAGAACGTCCCCCCGGTGCTCGAGCACGCGGTGATCTCCGCGGAGGACCGCGACTTCTACCAGAACCGCGGCATCTCCCCGCGCGGCATCGCACGAGCCCTGGTGAGCAACCTCACGAGCGACTCGAAGGGCCAGGGCGGCTCGACGATCACCCAGCAGTTCGTGCGCAACTACTACCAGGACGTCGGGTCGCAGAAGACCTACCAGCGCAAGGTCCGCGAGGCCATCCTGGCGATCAAGATCAACCAGGAGAAGAGCAAGGACCAGATCCTGCAGGACTACCTCAACACCATCTGGTGGGGGCGCCGGTCCTACGGCCTGCAGGCGGCCGCGAAGGCGTGGTTCCCGCGCGGGGCCAACGACTACAAGAGCCTCACGCTCGACCAGTCGGCGTTCCTCGCCGCGGTCATCCAGGCGCCGGACACGTTCGACTACCAGCGCGCGGACGGCACCATCGACGCGACGAGGCAGGCGCGGGCGAAGGCGCGCTTCGACTACGTCATCGCCGGGATGCTCAAGAAGGGCTGGATCACCCAGCAGCAGGCGCAGGAGGCGAAGCTGCCGCAGCTCGCCCGCCCGTCGCGGACGAACTACTACAAGGGCACGAACGGCTACCTGCTCGACTACGTCCACGCGCAGCTGCAGGCCGAGACCGGCTGGAGCGACGAGCAGATCGAGGGCGGCGGCTACCGCATCATCACCACCCTGGACAAGGACGCGCAGGCCGCGGCCGTGCAGGCGATGAAGCCGAAGAAGGACGGCGGGCAGTTCCCCGACGACGCGAGCGACGTCCACGCCGGGCTCGCGAGCATCGACGTGAAGACCGGCCGGCTCATCGCGATGTACGGCGGCCCGGACTACCTCAAACGCCAGATCAACGACGCGGTCCACGGCCGGGCGCCCGGCTCGTCGTTCAAGCCGTTCGCGCTCGCAGCGGGCCTGAAGGACGGACTGAGCCTCTACAGCACCTTCTGGGGCAACAGCCCGCTCCCGTCCACGAAGACGCGCAACGAGTTCGGGCAGAGTTACGGCTCGCACGTCAGCCTGCTCTACGGCCTGCAGGAGTCGATCAACACCGTCTACGTCGACGAGGCCCAGCAGATCGGCCCCAAGAAGGTGAAGGCGGCGATCGAGGCCGCCGGCATCCCGGCGGACACCCCCGGCCTGCAGGCGGTCCCGAGCATCCCGCTCGGCACGGCCGACGTCAGCCCGCTGCAGATGGCGCTGGGCTACAGCGCGTTCGCCAACCACGGCGTACGCGCCGAGGCCCCGCAGGTCATCGACCACGTCTTCCAGGCCACGCACCCGAAGCGCGTCACGAAGCCTGACGCCACGAAGACCGTGAAGGCCTTCGACGGCGACGTCGCGGCTGACGTGACCTTCGCGCTGCACAAGGTCGTCACCTCCGGCACCGGCACGGCGGCGCTCGGGGTCGGTGCTCCGGTCGCTGCCAAGACCGGCACCAACGGGGTCCAGGACAACACGCTCTCGGCGTGGTTCGTCGGGTTCACGCCGACCGTCGCGACCGCGGTCGACTTCTACCGTGGCGACGGGCTGCAGGACCTCGACGGCGTCGGCGGCGACACGCACCGGGCGTTCTTCGGCGGCGGCTTCCCCGCGTCGGTGTGGACCGCGTACATGAAGGCGGTGTCGGCGATGCCGGCCTACGCGCCCAAGGGCGACTTCCCGCCGTTGGCGTGCGTGAACTGCAACGGGCGCGGGGGTGGCGCGGTGACCTCGGAGCCGTCCGCCGGGACGAGCTCGGGCCCCCAGCCCTCCTCGAGCCCGACCGCCTCGGCGCCGGCCCCGTCGCCGTCGGCGAGCCCGACGCCCAGCGCCCCGGTGCAGCCCTCGCCGTCGCCGAGCCCGTCGCGCTCCACGCCGGCCGAGCCCCCCGTGGAGGCTCCCGGCGGCGGGGCGACGCCGGGCGCTGCGGCACCGCAGGCGCAGAAGCGGTAG
- a CDS encoding DUF5318 family protein produces MTAARTEPSGVRDVVSYALQRRATLAALRSGALAAEDACDAQPYLRRAATHLGEQSERLCPVCRRERLLQITYVYGDELGQFSGRVRSSADVAALAAAHGELRVFVVEVCAGPLVVPGAPELPRIGPVRDWRRPGTRPRQRGCGWNSLVLSYVVGDGVARRPPRRQPTIEDEL; encoded by the coding sequence GTGACCGCCGCGCGCACCGAGCCCTCCGGGGTCCGCGACGTGGTGAGCTACGCCCTCCAGCGCCGCGCGACGCTCGCCGCCCTGCGTTCCGGAGCGCTCGCGGCGGAGGACGCGTGCGACGCCCAGCCGTACCTCCGTCGGGCCGCCACGCACCTCGGCGAGCAGAGCGAGCGGCTCTGCCCCGTCTGCCGGCGCGAGCGGCTGCTGCAGATCACCTACGTCTACGGCGACGAGCTGGGCCAGTTCTCCGGCCGCGTACGCTCGAGCGCGGACGTCGCGGCCCTGGCTGCGGCGCACGGCGAGCTCCGGGTGTTCGTCGTCGAGGTGTGCGCGGGGCCCCTGGTGGTCCCCGGGGCGCCCGAGCTGCCCCGCATCGGCCCCGTCCGCGACTGGCGGCGGCCGGGCACCCGTCCCCGGCAGCGCGGCTGCGGATGGAACTCCCTGGTCCTGTCGTACGTCGTGGGCGACGGGGTCGCCCGCAGGCCCCCGCGACGACAGCCGACGATCGAGGACGAGCTTTGA
- a CDS encoding PadR family transcriptional regulator encodes MHGYELRKRLNLLLGTFRAFSYGSLYPALRGMLASGWIAQEDPADPAAGPATAGKRARIVYKITAEGKEEFHQLLADAGPDTWEDERFGVHLAFFAHADAATRMRVLEGRRSRLEERRERFGASLSRTRERLDTYTLALQRHGLESVEREVRWLGELIDDERAASADSAQRTPHEDVTGPSGAQSA; translated from the coding sequence ATGCACGGCTACGAGCTGCGCAAGCGGCTCAACCTGCTGCTCGGGACCTTCCGGGCGTTCTCCTACGGCTCGCTCTACCCGGCGCTGCGCGGCATGCTCGCGTCCGGGTGGATCGCCCAGGAGGACCCCGCGGACCCGGCCGCCGGACCGGCGACGGCGGGCAAGCGCGCCCGCATCGTCTACAAGATCACCGCGGAGGGCAAGGAGGAGTTCCACCAGCTCCTCGCCGACGCGGGCCCCGACACCTGGGAGGACGAGCGGTTCGGCGTCCACCTGGCGTTCTTCGCCCACGCCGACGCGGCGACCCGCATGCGGGTCCTCGAGGGCCGGCGCTCCCGGCTCGAGGAGCGCCGGGAGAGGTTCGGGGCGTCGCTCTCGCGCACGCGGGAACGGCTCGACACCTACACCCTCGCGCTGCAGCGGCACGGCCTCGAGTCGGTCGAGCGCGAGGTGCGCTGGCTCGGCGAGCTCATCGACGACGAGCGCGCCGCGTCCGCGGACAGCGCTCAGCGCACCCCCCACGAAGACGTGACCGGCCCGTCCGGCGCGCAGTCAGCATGA